A single window of Streptomyces xanthii DNA harbors:
- the def gene encoding peptide deformylase, giving the protein MAQQETEKQHAGVLPVDDEGFVIDTEDCEAREAAYRERGTSRPITVVGNPVLHKECKDVTEFGPELEKLVDDMFASQRTAEGVGLAANQIGVDLKVFVYDCPDDEGVRHTGVVCNPVLQELPADRRRLDDSNEGCLSVPTAYAELARPDYAVVTGRDEKGNEITVRGTGYFARCLQHETDHLYGYLYIDRLSKRERKNALKQMEEGTPRYATVPNE; this is encoded by the coding sequence CCGAGAAGCAGCACGCCGGCGTGCTCCCCGTGGACGACGAGGGCTTCGTCATCGACACCGAGGACTGTGAGGCGCGCGAGGCGGCCTACCGGGAGCGCGGCACGTCGCGGCCCATCACGGTGGTCGGGAACCCGGTGCTGCACAAGGAGTGCAAGGACGTCACCGAGTTCGGCCCCGAGCTGGAGAAGCTGGTCGACGACATGTTCGCCAGCCAGCGCACCGCCGAGGGCGTCGGCCTCGCGGCGAACCAGATCGGCGTCGACCTGAAGGTCTTCGTGTACGACTGCCCCGACGACGAGGGCGTCCGCCACACCGGCGTCGTGTGCAACCCGGTCCTACAGGAGCTCCCCGCCGACCGCCGCCGCCTGGACGACTCGAACGAGGGCTGCCTGTCCGTGCCGACCGCTTACGCGGAGCTCGCCCGCCCCGACTACGCGGTGGTCACCGGCCGCGACGAGAAGGGCAACGAGATCACCGTGCGCGGCACCGGCTACTTCGCGCGCTGCCTCCAGCACGAGACGGACCACCTGTACGGCTACCTGTACATCGACCGCCTGTCGAAGCGCGAGCGCAAGAACGCCCTGAAGCA